In a genomic window of Muntiacus reevesi chromosome 1, mMunRee1.1, whole genome shotgun sequence:
- the TCOF1 gene encoding treacle protein isoform X4, translating into MAEARKRRELLPLIYQHLLQAGYVRAAREVKEQSGQKCFLRQSVTLLDIYTHWQQTSEIGRKRKAEEDAALQAKRTRVSDPISSSESSEEEEEEEAEAQTAKPTPRLAATNSSVTGTVSSSSVKEKAKAKTTKASKTVNSTTHSAPGKAVAHLLTGKSPQKTTAPLANAVLVSETEEEGSVSALRIATAPGIASADQADSSSEDTTSSSDETDLEVKAAVKPLQVRSSAAAVKESPRKSAAPTPGKAGVVTPQVKGSAVTPASRAKKPEEVSESSEESNESEEEAPAGTPSQVKALEKTVPIKVAPSPAKGTPGKGATPAPPGKAGPTATQAMTGKPEEDSESSSQESDSEEETQAVKSPVQAKPSGKIPQVKATSSAPTQVLSPKKGAPPAAPGKAGPAATQPRKQKEESSSSSSSSSSEGSDSEGEAPAAARQATSLAQTKPLEKNSQVRAASAAGAGPSAKGAVPALPQKARSVATQDGKQEDSESSSEEESDSEEEVQRAGTSAQAQSSGKALQVRPASGPAKGPPQKAGPATTQVKVEKAEEDSESSEEESDSEDEAPVAKTPAQAKSAVKTSQIKTSPKKGTPITPASARVPPVQVGTPAPRTATTMKSVGKSLPVKAASAPTKGPSGKGATPGPPGKAGPAVAQVKTEVQEDSESSEESDNEEAAATPAQVKTSVKTPQTKANPSATRVASAKAAAPAPGKETLAVAQAKVGSPAKVKPPARAPQSSAVSGRGRASVPAVGKAAAATAQAQPGPVRGSQEDSESSEEESDSEGEASAQAKPSGKTPQVRTASAPTKASPKKGATPVPPGKAGPPAAQARRQEEDSESSSEEESDSDGDAPAAAPSAQKEGSSKTATSKTLASASLEKKAEESSTSSDEDLPSSQVIKTPLIFVDPNRSPAGPAATPAQAQATGTPRKAQASESTARSSSESEDEDVIPATQCLTPATRTSVVTVPTAPPKAALRASVVGAPSSEDTSRGSEGKKQEASATQVTKRNLPLTQAALKVLAQKASEAQPPAAKTPSSSGTDSAVGTLSTASPQSTPTQARMVNKLRKPEVPASQRAPATPSGHPTAKTPAPSDDSNSSSSGSEDDAEGSQAAPSAHRPGPAPSRKETLVEETTAESSDDEVVAPSQSLLSGFVTPGLTPAGSKTSKATPKPDASPSVSSAPATRDASEGKQEVEPQQAAGTMSPKTGKKEAGATPQKPGKGPGSPPASMLALQNNITRRLLSEPWPLNEAQVQASVAKVLTELLEQERKKAVDTAKEGSQKGRLGHKRKLSEDQTTPKAPKSKKKKQLAATDGGEHVVSSEKAPRTVKGKSKKDRAGGDVKEKKEKESPGSQGAKEKPVGELGTPKGDGGDHGNLKIKKEKKKSDKKKKDKEKKEKKKKAKKASTKDPGSPSQKKKKRKKKMAEQTV; encoded by the exons ATGGCTGAGGCCAGGAAGCGGCGGGAGCTGCTTCCCCTGATCTACCAGCATCTGCTTCAGGCGGGCTATGTGCGCGCGGCGCGGGAAGTGAAGGAGCAGAGCGGCCAG AAATGTTTCCTGAGGCAGTCTGTAACCCTTCTGGACATCTATACACACTGGCAACA AACTTCGGAGATTGGCCGGAAACGGAAGGCAGAGGAAGATGCGGCCTTGCAGGCCAAGAGGACCCGCGTATCAGATCCCATCAGCAGCTCAGAGAGCtcggaagaggaggaggaggaggaggcagaagccCAAACCGCCAAACCCA CCCCGAGACTAGCAGCTACCAACTCCTCAGTCACAGGGACAGTTTCGTCTTCAAGTGTGAAAGAAAAAGCCAAG GCAAAGACCACGAAAGCCAGCAAGACGGTGAACTCCACGACACACTCTGCCCCTGGAAAGGCAGTGGCCCATCTCCTCACTGGGAAGTCACCCCAGAAGACGACAGCGCCCTTGGCAAATGCTGTCTTGGTGTCAGAAACCGAGGAGGAGGGCAGCGTGTCAGCCCTCAGAATCGCCACCGCGCCTG GAATAGCATCCGCTGACCAGGCTGACAGCTCCAGTGAGGATACCACCAGCTCGAGCGATGAGACAGACTTGGAG GTGAAAGCCGCAGTAAAACCACTGCAGGTCAGATCCTCAGCCGCTGCAGTCAAGGAGTCTCCGAGAAAAAGTGCAGCCCCAACCCCAGGGAAGGCAGGGGTTGTAACACCCCAAGTCAAAGGTAGTGCTGTGACCCCAGCCAGCAGGGCCAAGAAGCCAGAAGAGGTCTCGGAGAGCAGCGAGGAGTCCAATGAGAGTGAGGAGGAGGCCCCTGCGGGGACACCCAGTCAG GTGAAGGCCTTGGAGAAAACCGTCCCAATCAAAGTTGCTCCTAGTCCTGCCAAGGGGACCCCTGGGAAAGGGGCCACcccagcaccccctgggaaggCAGGGCCCACAGCCACCCAGGCCATGACGGGGAAGCCAGAGGAGGACTCGGAGAGCAGCAGCCAGGAGTCAGACAGCGAGGAGGAGACACAAGCTGTTAAGAGCCCAGTGCAG gcaAAGccctctgggaagatcccccaggttAAAGCCACCTCCTCAGCACCCACCCAGGTGCTTTCCCCTAAGAAAGGGGCCCCTCCAGCAGCCCCTGGCAAGGCAGGGCCTGCAGCCACCCAGCCCAGGAAGCAGAAGGaggagagcagcagcagcagcagcagcagtagcagcgaGGGCTCGGACAGCGAGGGCGAGGCGCCCGCGGCCGCGCGGCAGGCTACAAGCCTGGCTCAG ACAAAGCCCTTGGAGAAAAACTCTCAGGTCAGAGCTGCCTCAGCTGCGGGTGCAGGACCCTCGGCGAAGGGCGCGGTCCCAGCGCTCCCTCAGAAGGCAAGGTCTGTGGCCACCCAGGACGGGAAGCAGGAGGACTCAGAGAGCAGCAGTGAGGAGGAATCGGACAGCGAGGAGGAGGTGCAGAGGGCAGGGACCTCAGCCCAG GCACAGTCCTCTGGGAAAGCCCTCCAGGTCAGACCTGCCTCAGGTCCCGCCAAGGGGCCCCCTCAGAAGGCCGGGCCTGCAACCACTCAGGTCAAGGTCGAAAAGGCTGAGGAAGACTCTGAGAGCAGTGAGGAGGAGTCAGACAGTGAGGATGAAGCTCCTGTAGCCAAGACTCCAGCCCAG GCAAAATCAGCAGTGAAAACTTCTCAGATCAAGACCTCCCCAAAGAAGGGTACCCCCATTACACCTGCATCTGCCAGGGTCCCCCCAGTGCAAGTCGGCACCCCAGCCCCCCGGACAGCAACAACA ATGAAGTCTGTAGGGAAGAGCCTCCCAGTGAAAGCTGCCTCAGCACCCACCAAGGGGCCCTCAGGGAAAGGGGCCACCCCGGGGCCCCCTGGGAAGGCAGGACCCGCAGTGGCACAGGTCAAGACTGAGGTGCAGGAAGACTCAGAGAGCAGTGAGGAGTCGGACAATGAGGAAGCAGCCGCAACTCCCGCACAG GTGAAGACTTCAGTGAAAACCCCTCAGACCAAAGCCAACCCTTCTGCCACCAGAGTGGCTTCAGCCAAAGCGGCAGCACCAGCTCCTGGAAAGGAGACCCTTGCTGTTGCTCAAGCCAAAGTGGGGTCCCCAGCCAAG GTAAAACCACCAGCGAGAGCCCCCCAGAGCAGCGCCGTCTCTGGGAGGGGCCGGGCGTCTGTGCCGGCTGTGGGGAAGGCAGCAGCTGCAACAGCCCAGGCCCAGCCGGGGCCTGTCAGGGGCTCACAGGAGGACTCAGAGAGCAGTGAGGAGGAGTCGGACAGTGAGGGAGAGGCATCTGCTCAG GCGAAGCCCTCAGGAAAGACCCCCCAGGTCAGAACTGCCTCAGCCCCCACCAAGGCATCCCCTAAGAAAGGGGCTACCCCGGTACCCCCTGGGAAGGCAGGACCCCCAGCCGCCCAggccaggaggcaggaggaggactcGGAGAGCAGCAGCGAGGAGGAGTCGGACAGTGATGGGGACGCGCCAGCAGCTGCACCTTCAGCCCAG AAAGAGGGTAGCTCCAAAACTGCCACAAGCAAGACCCTGGCCTCCgcatccctggagaagaaagcagAGGAGTCCTCAACCAGCAGTGACGAGGACCTACCGTCGAGCCAG gtgATTAAAACCCCTCTGATTTTTGTCGACCCTAACCGTAGTCCAGCTGGCCCAGCTGCTACCCCCGCCCAAGCACAGGCTACAGGCACCCCGAGGAAGGCTCAGGCCTCGGAGAGCACAGCCAGGAGCTCCTCTGAGAGCGAGGATGAGGATGTGATCCCCGCTACACAGTGCCTGACTCCTG CCACTAGGACCAGCGTGGTGACTGTGCCCACGGCCCCCCCAAAGGCGGCCCTCAGAGCCAGTGTGGTGGGGGCCCCCAGCAGTGAGGACACAAGTCGGGGGTCTGAAGGCAAGAAACAGGAGGCTTCAGCCACTCAG GTGACCAAGAGGAACCTCCCGCTAACGCAGGCTGCCCTGAAGGTTCTTGCCCAGAAAGCCAGTGAGGCCCAGCCTCCTGCTGCCAAGACCCCGTCTTCAAGTGGG ACTGACAGTGCTGTGGGAACACTCTCCACGGCGAGTCCCCAGAGCACCCCTACCCAGGCCAGAATGGTCAACAAGCTCAGAAAGCCTGAGGTTCCCGCCTCGCAGCGGGCCCCAGCCACTCCCTCGGGGCACCCCACAGCCAAGACCCCCGCGCCCTCGGATGACAGCAACAGCAGCTCTTCAGGGAGCGAGGACGATGCCGAGGGGTCCCAGGCGGCCCCGTCAGCCCACAGGCCAG GCCCAGCCCCCTCCAGGAAGGAGACCTTGGTGGAAGAAACCACAGCAGAGTCCAGTGACGACGAGGTGGTGGCACCTTCCCAG TCTCTCCTCTCAGGTTTTGTGACTCCTGGGCTGACTCCAGCCGGTTCCAAGACTTCAAAGGCCACTCCCAAACCAGATGCCAGcccctctgtttcctctgctccGGCCACCAGAGATGCCTCAGAGGGCAAGCAGGAAGTGGAGCCCCAGCAAGCAGCAGGCACCATGTCCCCTAAAACAG GCAAAAAAGAGGCTGGTGCCACACCTCAGAAGCCCGGGAAGGGGCCTGGGAGTCCCCCGGCCTCCATGCTGGCGCTGCAGAACAACATCACCCGGCGCCTCCTGAGCGAGCCCTGGCCCCTGAACGAGGCGCAGGTGCAGGCCTCAGTGGCGAAGGTGCTGACGGAGCTGCTGGAGCAGGAGAGGAAGAAGGCCGTGGACACCGCCAAGGAAGGCAGCCAGAAGGGCCGCCTGGGCCATAAGCGGAAGCTGTCCGAAGACCAGACAACCCCCAAGGCCCCCaagagcaagaaaaagaagcagctGGCAGCCACAGATGGCGGGGAGCATGTGGTCTCCTCAGAAAAGGCCCCCAGGACTGTCAAGGGGAAATCCAAGAAGGACAGAGCAGGTGGTGACGtcaaggagaagaaggagaaggagtctCCCGGCTCTCAAGGGGCCAAGGAGAAGCCGGTAGGGGAGCTGGGGACCCCGAAGGGTGATGGGGGAGACCACGGCAACCTCAAgatcaagaaagagaagaagaaatccGACAAGA aaaaaaaagacaaggagaaaaaggaaaagaagaagaaagcaaaaaaggcCTCAACCAAAGATCCTGGCTCaccatcacagaagaaaaagaagagaaag AAGAAGATGGCAGAGCAGACTGTCTGA
- the TCOF1 gene encoding treacle protein isoform X1 translates to MAEARKRRELLPLIYQHLLQAGYVRAAREVKEQSGQKCFLRQSVTLLDIYTHWQQTSEIGRKRKAEEDAALQAKRTRVSDPISSSESSEEEEEEEAEAQTAKPTPRLAATNSSVTGTVSSSSVKEKAKAKTTKASKTVNSTTHSAPGKAVAHLLTGKSPQKTTAPLANAVLVSETEEEGSVSALRIATAPGIASADQADSSSEDTTSSSDETDLEVKAAVKPLQVRSSAAAVKESPRKSAAPTPGKAGVVTPQVKGSAVTPASRAKKPEEVSESSEESNESEEEAPAGTPSQVKALEKTVPIKVAPSPAKGTPGKGATPAPPGKAGPTATQAMTGKPEEDSESSSQESDSEEETQAVKSPVQAKPSGKIPQVKATSSAPTQVLSPKKGAPPAAPGKAGPAATQPRKQKEESSSSSSSSSSEGSDSEGEAPAAARQATSLAQTKPLEKNSQVRAASAAGAGPSAKGAVPALPQKARSVATQDGKQEDSESSSEEESDSEEEVQRAGTSAQAQSSGKALQVRPASGPAKGPPQKAGPATTQVKVEKAEEDSESSEEESDSEDEAPVAKTPAQAKSAVKTSQIKTSPKKGTPITPASARVPPVQVGTPAPRTATTVSTPTCASSPAVVRRTQKPGEDSSSSEESESEEETAPAAAGGQMKSVGKSLPVKAASAPTKGPSGKGATPGPPGKAGPAVAQVKTEVQEDSESSEESDNEEAAATPAQVKTSVKTPQTKANPSATRVASAKAAAPAPGKETLAVAQAKVGSPAKVKPPARAPQSSAVSGRGRASVPAVGKAAAATAQAQPGPVRGSQEDSESSEEESDSEGEASAQAKPSGKTPQVRTASAPTKASPKKGATPVPPGKAGPPAAQARRQEEDSESSSEEESDSDGDAPAAAPSAQKEGSSKTATSKTLASASLEKKAEESSTSSDEDLPSSQVIKTPLIFVDPNRSPAGPAATPAQAQATGTPRKAQASESTARSSSESEDEDVIPATQCLTPATRTSVVTVPTAPPKAALRASVVGAPSSEDTSRGSEGKKQEASATQVTKRNLPLTQAALKVLAQKASEAQPPAAKTPSSSGTDSAVGTLSTASPQSTPTQARMVNKLRKPEVPASQRAPATPSGHPTAKTPAPSDDSNSSSSGSEDDAEGSQAAPSAHRPGPAPSRKETLVEETTAESSDDEVVAPSQSLLSGFVTPGLTPAGSKTSKATPKPDASPSVSSAPATRDASEGKQEVEPQQAAGTMSPKTGKKEAGATPQKPGKGPGSPPASMLALQNNITRRLLSEPWPLNEAQVQASVAKVLTELLEQERKKAVDTAKEGSQKGRLGHKRKLSEDQTTPKAPKSKKKKQLAATDGGEHVVSSEKAPRTVKGKSKKDRAGGDVKEKKEKESPGSQGAKEKPVGELGTPKGDGGDHGNLKIKKEKKKSDKKKKDKEKKEKKKKAKKASTKDPGSPSQKKKKRKKKMAEQTV, encoded by the exons ATGGCTGAGGCCAGGAAGCGGCGGGAGCTGCTTCCCCTGATCTACCAGCATCTGCTTCAGGCGGGCTATGTGCGCGCGGCGCGGGAAGTGAAGGAGCAGAGCGGCCAG AAATGTTTCCTGAGGCAGTCTGTAACCCTTCTGGACATCTATACACACTGGCAACA AACTTCGGAGATTGGCCGGAAACGGAAGGCAGAGGAAGATGCGGCCTTGCAGGCCAAGAGGACCCGCGTATCAGATCCCATCAGCAGCTCAGAGAGCtcggaagaggaggaggaggaggaggcagaagccCAAACCGCCAAACCCA CCCCGAGACTAGCAGCTACCAACTCCTCAGTCACAGGGACAGTTTCGTCTTCAAGTGTGAAAGAAAAAGCCAAG GCAAAGACCACGAAAGCCAGCAAGACGGTGAACTCCACGACACACTCTGCCCCTGGAAAGGCAGTGGCCCATCTCCTCACTGGGAAGTCACCCCAGAAGACGACAGCGCCCTTGGCAAATGCTGTCTTGGTGTCAGAAACCGAGGAGGAGGGCAGCGTGTCAGCCCTCAGAATCGCCACCGCGCCTG GAATAGCATCCGCTGACCAGGCTGACAGCTCCAGTGAGGATACCACCAGCTCGAGCGATGAGACAGACTTGGAG GTGAAAGCCGCAGTAAAACCACTGCAGGTCAGATCCTCAGCCGCTGCAGTCAAGGAGTCTCCGAGAAAAAGTGCAGCCCCAACCCCAGGGAAGGCAGGGGTTGTAACACCCCAAGTCAAAGGTAGTGCTGTGACCCCAGCCAGCAGGGCCAAGAAGCCAGAAGAGGTCTCGGAGAGCAGCGAGGAGTCCAATGAGAGTGAGGAGGAGGCCCCTGCGGGGACACCCAGTCAG GTGAAGGCCTTGGAGAAAACCGTCCCAATCAAAGTTGCTCCTAGTCCTGCCAAGGGGACCCCTGGGAAAGGGGCCACcccagcaccccctgggaaggCAGGGCCCACAGCCACCCAGGCCATGACGGGGAAGCCAGAGGAGGACTCGGAGAGCAGCAGCCAGGAGTCAGACAGCGAGGAGGAGACACAAGCTGTTAAGAGCCCAGTGCAG gcaAAGccctctgggaagatcccccaggttAAAGCCACCTCCTCAGCACCCACCCAGGTGCTTTCCCCTAAGAAAGGGGCCCCTCCAGCAGCCCCTGGCAAGGCAGGGCCTGCAGCCACCCAGCCCAGGAAGCAGAAGGaggagagcagcagcagcagcagcagcagtagcagcgaGGGCTCGGACAGCGAGGGCGAGGCGCCCGCGGCCGCGCGGCAGGCTACAAGCCTGGCTCAG ACAAAGCCCTTGGAGAAAAACTCTCAGGTCAGAGCTGCCTCAGCTGCGGGTGCAGGACCCTCGGCGAAGGGCGCGGTCCCAGCGCTCCCTCAGAAGGCAAGGTCTGTGGCCACCCAGGACGGGAAGCAGGAGGACTCAGAGAGCAGCAGTGAGGAGGAATCGGACAGCGAGGAGGAGGTGCAGAGGGCAGGGACCTCAGCCCAG GCACAGTCCTCTGGGAAAGCCCTCCAGGTCAGACCTGCCTCAGGTCCCGCCAAGGGGCCCCCTCAGAAGGCCGGGCCTGCAACCACTCAGGTCAAGGTCGAAAAGGCTGAGGAAGACTCTGAGAGCAGTGAGGAGGAGTCAGACAGTGAGGATGAAGCTCCTGTAGCCAAGACTCCAGCCCAG GCAAAATCAGCAGTGAAAACTTCTCAGATCAAGACCTCCCCAAAGAAGGGTACCCCCATTACACCTGCATCTGCCAGGGTCCCCCCAGTGCAAGTCGGCACCCCAGCCCCCCGGACAGCAACAACAGTGAGTACACCCACCTGCGCATCATCCCCAGCCGTAGTCAGGCGCACCCAGAAGCCGGGGGAGGACTCTTCAAGCAGCGAGGAGTCCGAGAGCGAGGAGGAGACAGCTCCTGCTGCCGCAGGGGGACAG ATGAAGTCTGTAGGGAAGAGCCTCCCAGTGAAAGCTGCCTCAGCACCCACCAAGGGGCCCTCAGGGAAAGGGGCCACCCCGGGGCCCCCTGGGAAGGCAGGACCCGCAGTGGCACAGGTCAAGACTGAGGTGCAGGAAGACTCAGAGAGCAGTGAGGAGTCGGACAATGAGGAAGCAGCCGCAACTCCCGCACAG GTGAAGACTTCAGTGAAAACCCCTCAGACCAAAGCCAACCCTTCTGCCACCAGAGTGGCTTCAGCCAAAGCGGCAGCACCAGCTCCTGGAAAGGAGACCCTTGCTGTTGCTCAAGCCAAAGTGGGGTCCCCAGCCAAG GTAAAACCACCAGCGAGAGCCCCCCAGAGCAGCGCCGTCTCTGGGAGGGGCCGGGCGTCTGTGCCGGCTGTGGGGAAGGCAGCAGCTGCAACAGCCCAGGCCCAGCCGGGGCCTGTCAGGGGCTCACAGGAGGACTCAGAGAGCAGTGAGGAGGAGTCGGACAGTGAGGGAGAGGCATCTGCTCAG GCGAAGCCCTCAGGAAAGACCCCCCAGGTCAGAACTGCCTCAGCCCCCACCAAGGCATCCCCTAAGAAAGGGGCTACCCCGGTACCCCCTGGGAAGGCAGGACCCCCAGCCGCCCAggccaggaggcaggaggaggactcGGAGAGCAGCAGCGAGGAGGAGTCGGACAGTGATGGGGACGCGCCAGCAGCTGCACCTTCAGCCCAG AAAGAGGGTAGCTCCAAAACTGCCACAAGCAAGACCCTGGCCTCCgcatccctggagaagaaagcagAGGAGTCCTCAACCAGCAGTGACGAGGACCTACCGTCGAGCCAG gtgATTAAAACCCCTCTGATTTTTGTCGACCCTAACCGTAGTCCAGCTGGCCCAGCTGCTACCCCCGCCCAAGCACAGGCTACAGGCACCCCGAGGAAGGCTCAGGCCTCGGAGAGCACAGCCAGGAGCTCCTCTGAGAGCGAGGATGAGGATGTGATCCCCGCTACACAGTGCCTGACTCCTG CCACTAGGACCAGCGTGGTGACTGTGCCCACGGCCCCCCCAAAGGCGGCCCTCAGAGCCAGTGTGGTGGGGGCCCCCAGCAGTGAGGACACAAGTCGGGGGTCTGAAGGCAAGAAACAGGAGGCTTCAGCCACTCAG GTGACCAAGAGGAACCTCCCGCTAACGCAGGCTGCCCTGAAGGTTCTTGCCCAGAAAGCCAGTGAGGCCCAGCCTCCTGCTGCCAAGACCCCGTCTTCAAGTGGG ACTGACAGTGCTGTGGGAACACTCTCCACGGCGAGTCCCCAGAGCACCCCTACCCAGGCCAGAATGGTCAACAAGCTCAGAAAGCCTGAGGTTCCCGCCTCGCAGCGGGCCCCAGCCACTCCCTCGGGGCACCCCACAGCCAAGACCCCCGCGCCCTCGGATGACAGCAACAGCAGCTCTTCAGGGAGCGAGGACGATGCCGAGGGGTCCCAGGCGGCCCCGTCAGCCCACAGGCCAG GCCCAGCCCCCTCCAGGAAGGAGACCTTGGTGGAAGAAACCACAGCAGAGTCCAGTGACGACGAGGTGGTGGCACCTTCCCAG TCTCTCCTCTCAGGTTTTGTGACTCCTGGGCTGACTCCAGCCGGTTCCAAGACTTCAAAGGCCACTCCCAAACCAGATGCCAGcccctctgtttcctctgctccGGCCACCAGAGATGCCTCAGAGGGCAAGCAGGAAGTGGAGCCCCAGCAAGCAGCAGGCACCATGTCCCCTAAAACAG GCAAAAAAGAGGCTGGTGCCACACCTCAGAAGCCCGGGAAGGGGCCTGGGAGTCCCCCGGCCTCCATGCTGGCGCTGCAGAACAACATCACCCGGCGCCTCCTGAGCGAGCCCTGGCCCCTGAACGAGGCGCAGGTGCAGGCCTCAGTGGCGAAGGTGCTGACGGAGCTGCTGGAGCAGGAGAGGAAGAAGGCCGTGGACACCGCCAAGGAAGGCAGCCAGAAGGGCCGCCTGGGCCATAAGCGGAAGCTGTCCGAAGACCAGACAACCCCCAAGGCCCCCaagagcaagaaaaagaagcagctGGCAGCCACAGATGGCGGGGAGCATGTGGTCTCCTCAGAAAAGGCCCCCAGGACTGTCAAGGGGAAATCCAAGAAGGACAGAGCAGGTGGTGACGtcaaggagaagaaggagaaggagtctCCCGGCTCTCAAGGGGCCAAGGAGAAGCCGGTAGGGGAGCTGGGGACCCCGAAGGGTGATGGGGGAGACCACGGCAACCTCAAgatcaagaaagagaagaagaaatccGACAAGA aaaaaaaagacaaggagaaaaaggaaaagaagaagaaagcaaaaaaggcCTCAACCAAAGATCCTGGCTCaccatcacagaagaaaaagaagagaaag AAGAAGATGGCAGAGCAGACTGTCTGA